In [Phormidium] sp. ETS-05, the genomic window TTTTTGCCAATATTCTAAAAACACTCCCGGTCCTTTGACTTGAATTTCTCCCGGCGAACCGGGCTCGACTAAATTGCCGCTTTCATCTACTAATCTTACAGCCACTTGGGGCAAAGGTTGACCCACATATCCGGCTAATCTTTGCCCGTGTAAAGGGTTGGATAAAGCCATGCCAATTTCTGTCATGCCATAGCGTTCTAAAAGCAAATGACCGCTGATAGTTTGCCACTTTTCTAATACTTGCACTGGTAAAGCAGCGGAACCGGAAACCATCAAACGCATTTGGCTGCAGCCAGCGGTCATTTTTTGTTGTTGTGCCTTATCTGCAGCTGACCAAGCGGCAATGAGCTTGACGTAAATGGTGGGCACTGCCATAAATAAGGTTAAATCACCATCGGCGATGCGTTGCCAAACGGTTTGGGCGTCAAATTTTGGTAACATATGACATTGCGCCCCTGCCCACAAAGCACAAGTTAATACATTAATGATACCATGAATATGATGCAGGGGCAGCACGTGTAAAATTTTATCGGCTGCTGTCCATTCCCAGGCAGAAATTAAGCTGGTGACTTGTGCTTGAATGTTTTGATGGGTGGTGACTACGCCTTTGGGTTTACCAGTTGTACCGCTAGTGTAGAGGATTAAGGCTCTGCTGGCGATATCTACTGGGGGAAGGCTGTTGGTGGCTTCGGGTAGTGGCTCGGAGGTGAGGATAAATCGCAAGTTACGCTCTTGGGCGATCGGACGCAATACCGCCTCAAAATCCGGGTGAGCGATAATGATGGATGCGCCTGAGTCAGTAATTACATATTCTAACTCAGGACGGGGATGCCCAACACATAGAGGTACTGCGACTCCGCCGCTACGCCAAATCCCCCACTGTACGGCTACATAATCAAATCCTGAAGGGATGAGAAAGGCAACTCGCTGTGAGTTTAGGGTAGCGTTGGTATCAAGTAGCTGGGTGGCAATTTGGGCGGATTTCTGCAACAAATCTCCATAGGTGAATGTGCCTTCGCGGGAGACGATCGCGATTTGGTTTTCGTTAGCTTTAGCCCGTTGAATTAGTGGTATAGTCAAAATTTTTCCTTTGTCCTTTGTCCGGAATGTCATTTGTCATTTGTCCCACCGCCGACAGCAGCGAGAATTTGTTGTGCCACAACTTCGGGAAATTCAACCACAACAAAGCGTTTACCAGGGTAAAGGTAATCTTCCCCAGAATCATCCACTACCCGGAGATAATTATCAGCAGCCGCTTGAACATCTGGCAGGATCCGATATAGTTTCCATACCTGGATATCATCACAGCCTTCGCTACTGACACAAATCGCAAATTTGTTCTGCTCTGATACCTGAATCATATTCAATTAGTCCAAAAAACGCTTGATTTTCATTTTCCGCTTGCCCACACCATGCGCCTCGTACCAATGTAGCTCTGCTAAACGGATATTGCCATTAATTAACTGCACCAGTGCCACACCCTTGAGCTTTCGCCAGCGCCGTCCGCCATAGCTGGCTTTGAGCAAATCCAGTTCTCTAATAGAGAGGTTTACTGCTATCAGTTCAATGTTAGACAGTTCGCCAACCATTTCAAAGTCCATGTGATACCTGGTATTCGAGTGTGGTCAAGAAACCGGGTTTCTGAGACAAGTTTCTGGTTTTGACCCCAGTTTTGGTTTTCAGAAACCCGGTTTCTATGGTAAATCAGCTTACGGCTTATCCTTGGGGGTTGGGGGACACCAAAAGAGGTTTTTACTGGAGATACCGAGTTCATCAAGGATTTCTCGCATCAGGTTGGTGCAGTGCATCCAGTGACCCATGTCGGCGTACATCTTATCGGGGTTGAATTCCAAATTGTAATGCAGAATATGGGGAATATCGGCAAATTCAGCGGAAGATTGCGGAGAAATGAGCAACACACGGAATGGTTTACCCTGCAGTTTTGATTCTAGCATCTTCACCAGTTCTAGGACATAGCCGCGAGTTGTTCCACCGGTGCGGATGAATAGGACTTCATCGCAATTGCGCATGGTCCAGAGGAAGCGATCGGCTCGGGCTGAGTAACGATCGCGCATCCGATCGTATATCGGGGACATATTCTGAAGTGGGTTATCTGTGTCCTCCACCTCATGGCCAAAAGATAAACCAGACCACTTCGTATGATACAATCGGTTATCCGCCGGTTCATAGCGCAAAAATGCGGGATTCCACATATCAGCAAAATCTTTGTCAATGATATCAATCACATCCCCAAGATTGCTGCTGCGGGTTAAATCAAAAGGAAAAGCAGGCCCGTCGTACTGCATCTTATAAAGTAGCATCCGGGGGGCGCAGCGATCGCCGATGGGTAAAATCGCCACCCGGCTAATATCCGATAACTTGCATTTGTATTCAAACAGTACCGCAGATTTCGGCGGCACTTTCACCCGACTTTCCAATCCCTCAGCACCAATCATCATCGTGCGGAAGGGGACATCGGGATGAAGCGCATCCTCATAAACCCCAGCGGGCATGGCTTTTAGAGCGCTGCGCACCTCCTTCCACATGGGATGGATATTGTATTCATGTTCGGTTTCATTAATCACCCGGATGAAATTTTCCTTTTCCTTGAGAATGCCCAAATGCCCGTCATAAAACAAAATTTGCGACACGTGGGGAGAAAAGAAATTAAAAGCCGCACTGTATTCCAAGTCCGCATTAGGGGAGATATTTACCGCCGTTTCAATCGTGCCATCGGAACGCACGGAAAAGAAAGGTAAAGTCCCCGCCGTAGCATTTTTGGCGATGTAGATACCGGGCATCAATCGAGCTTTGCGCTGAATTGCTGCTTGCAGGCTGTGCCAATCAGGGGTAATTGTGTAAGTATATTCAGACTGATTAATTACCCGCAAACTCTTTTCCGCCAACACCGCCAACACGGAAAAACCCTGTTTATCCCGGTAGATTTGTAAGCCGTTATGTGGTGCAGCAACGGGTTTAGTCGTGGCGAATTGGTCATTGGTCATTTGGAACAGACGGATATCGATCGCCTCATACATCAAGCGATGACCTTCCATATTGGGGTGAGCCACATCAGAAGAAGTCCCCGGTTTCCAGCGTCCGCTGCCATCACTCACCGCATCCAGCCAGTTCAAAACTGGCACACCCCAACTCAGGATGCGGTTGTGAGTATCCTGCAACAGCCAATTATGCTCCGAGTTATAATCCCCGTGGGGGTAAACTCCCCCCAAAATCGGACGCGCCCCCAATTCCTGGGTCATTTTCACCAGTTGCTGCAAACCACTTTCAAACCGCCGCTGCACGGCCCGCCGTTGGTAAGGGGGACAGTAAGCCAAACCCTCATTCCCTAGAGATAGGGCAATAATCACTACATCGGGTTTTTGCGGTGCCACCACTTTACCAAACCGGTTAATCGTCCGGGTGACATCGGCTCCCAGCTCCGACAGGTTGACCATAATATGGCCATATTTTTGATTTAGTTCTTGCTCCAGATGCCATGCCCAACCCTGGAGCCGCCAAGCGTTGCACCCCATCGCTACGGAACTGCCGATAACGGCGATTTTCAGACCCTGAACCCCACGAGTGAGGGGCATATGAGGGATAGGGGACTCGAAGTATCCGTAGGGAGAAGCGGGCACGTTGCCGAAGGCGCCATCATCTACCACGATCGTGCCTAAATCATTGTCCAATTCGATCGGCACCCACCGGTTGCCCCCGGTGGTTTCCCATTTGACACTACCATCCGCTCCCAGTAGCACATACTTGTACTCTAATTTTTGGTTGGTGACAGCGGTTTCGTGACCGATGTGGATATCTACCCACCATAGAGGGTAAGAATCACCACTGGTGTGCAGCGGTATGCACTGAGTCACATCCCACATTCCCAGCTCCGGAGTCGAACCCACGACCCCAATAGATTCTCCCGCTTGGGTGGCTGCATTTACCTGGAATCGATACATATATTTGTCATTTGTCCTTTGTCATTTGTCCTTTGTCATTTGTCCTTTGTCATTTGTCCTTTGTCATTTGTCGCCCCCCTTTCTAAGGGGGGTTAGGGGGGATTGTCCTTTGTCCTTTGTCTTTTATCATTTGTATTTTATTATTTGTATCTTTACTCATACAAGTGATAAAGAACAGATGACAAGGGACAAGGGACAGATGACAAGGGACAAGTGACAAATGACAAATGACAAGGGACAAAGGACAAATTAGCACATCTGACCCTTAAAGTCTGTTGTCAAGATTACTCCTCATCCCCCAATCTAATTAACAATTGCCAACCTATTGATAACAAGTCCTTAATCATTAATCTATGATTGAAGAATCGGGCAGGGTGCAGAGGGTTCTATCCCCTGGTTTTACATTCACATTGTTTTGCAGATAATCTGTCACCCAAGCACAGCCTACCCGCTCTAAATCTGTAGCATCCAGATTCCATAACAGCACAGTGTCATCATCGCTAGCAGAAGCAATCAATTTGCCGTCGGAACTCCAATTGAGGTTAAAAACTTTGTCAGTGTGACCCTCAAGCGCCGCCAGAAATTTACCCGTTTCACTACTCCACAGTTTCACCGTATTATCATCGCTAGCAGTGGCCAAATTTTTCCCGTCTGGGCTAAAAGCCACCCAATTCACCGGGCCGATATGACCTTCTAAAGTCATTACCGATTGACCATTGCGGTTCCAAATTTTTACCGTGTTATCTGCACTAGCAGTAGCAATTAAACTCCCGTCTGGGCTAAAAGTGACGTTCCACAACGGTTGTTGATGAGCCGGGATAGTTTGCTGATATTGATAATTAGGTCGATTATGCAGTTCCCCAGGCATCTGTCTCAGACTCCAGATTTGTACCGTGCCATCGGCGCTGGCAATAGCCATAACTTTCCCGTCGGGACTCCAACTGACATTATTTATCGGTTTGTCGCCCGGAGTTATATTTTGTACCAAAGTGCCGTCAACTTGCCAGAGTTTGACAGTACGATCCTCACTAGAAGTAGCAATCAACTTGCCATCAGGATTCCAAGTGACACTATTAACCCGATCGGCGTGACCGGTCAGAGTGGCGACCTCGCTCCCCCCGGAAAGAAACCGGTTTCTAGAAACCTGCCAGATTTTCACAGTTTGATCCCGGCTCGCGGTAGCTAAAAACTCCCCATGAGGACTCCAACCCACCCCAGTCACCCAGTCCCTGTGACCATTGAGAGTTATTGGCTGTCCACATGGTGGGAGGGGGGGGGGGACGGGGGACGGGGAGCAAAGGAGACGGGGTGACGGGGTGACGGGGAGGGGAGGGAGGATGGGGAGGGGAGGGAGGATGGGGAAGAGGGGGAAGCAATCTTCCTCCCCACTCCTGAGCTTGTCGTTGGCGTAGCCTGCGCGGAGCGCATAGGACCCACACTCCCCACTCCTGAGCTTGCCGTTGGCGTAGCCTGCGCGGAGCGCATAGGGCCCACACTTCCCACACTCCCCACACTCCCCACACTCCCCACACTCCAGAGGTCCCCTGGTCCAGAAGTCCCCCCGTCCCCTGCTCCAGAAGTCCCCCCTGGCAAGTGATACTCATCCCCAATACAATGAGATGGAAAGATTTTTGCCGTTTTATCCTTGCTGGCGGTAGCAATTAAACTGCCATTGGGACTGAAACTGACGGCTAAAACCCCCGCCTGGTGAGTGCGGATACCAGGGAGGTCTCGGCTGGCGGTAGTCCAGAGTTTGACACTGTTATCTTTGCTGGCGGAGGCGATCGTCTTACCATCAGGGGAAAAATTGACGCTAAATATCTGGTCTCGATGTCCCCGCAAAACCCGAATAAAAGCCCCATCCCGACGCCAAAGGCGGATCGTGTTATCCTTGGACGCTGTAGCGATTAAACTACCGTCGGGACTGAAGGTGATATCCCGTACCCAATCTTGATTTCCCTTTAAAGTTGTTACCCAGTTCCCATTAATATCCCAAATTTTCGCCGTGCTGTCGGCGCCACCGGTGGCGATATTTTTGCCATCGGGACTGAAAGTAACGGCCAAAACTCCGTCTTTGTGAGCGTCAAACGTGTTGATGAGTCTGCCATTGGGCCGCCACAACTTCACAGTGCCGTCACGACTGGCGGAGGCGATCGTTTGACCATTGGGGCTGAAATGAACATCCAGGACCCAATCCTGATGACCGGTGAGGGTGCGAACCTCGGAAACAAACTGGGTTTCTGTCGTAGGAGTTGACCCAACCTGGTTTCTAACCCTATCGGGGGAAGAAACCCGCCAGATTTTCACCTTATTATCAGCGCTAGCGGTAGCAATATGTTCGCCATCAGGACTCCAGGCGACGCTAATCACCCGATCGGTATGTCCTGTCAAAGTCGCCACCTCGCTCCCCCCTCCAGCCACCTTCTCCAAATTCCAGATTTTCACCGTTTTATCCCAACTAGCAGACGCCACCATCTTGCTATCAGGAGAAAAAGCCACCCCATTCACCCCATCCCCATGTGTGGCGAGAGTCGCCAATTCCCGCCCCTGGGGATTCCAGATTTTCACAGTTTTATCAGCACTAGCAGTAGCAATAAGCTGGCCATCCGGCGAAAACACCACCCCTAAAACACTATTATTGTGGTTTTCTAACCGATTTTTTTCCGCCACTTTGTAAGCCGCCTGATAAAGTCGTTGAACTGCTTCACTTTTGATTTCCGCTGGCAGATTATTAACCGCGATTTTTCTGGCCGCTTTGAGACTGGCAACCAATGCCTGCAACTGATTTTGCGAGAGCATAAAAGCCCGAGATGCCGAGGAAAGCGCTTCGATTTCCGCAGTAGCCGCTTTTTGCCGCTCTATTTCCGCCCTCTGCGCCGCACGTTCCGCATTCATACTTTCCCTTTCGGCGCGCTGCCATAATACTCCCACGAGTGCGAACATCACCACCCCCAGAATCAGACTCCCCGTGGCACTGCCCAGAGCGACTCTTAGGGATTTATTCAATTGGGATTGAATTTGCTGCTCTTTTTCTTTCGCTTCTGCCAATTGTCCCAGCAACTCTTTATCTTTTTGTAGCCGTTGATTCTCCGCTCGCAGTGCCTTTAATTCCGCTTGATTTTTCACCATTTCCTGCTGGCGGATAAAATTCACAAGATAATCGTGAACCAACTGGTAGCGATTTGCCGGAAAATCGGGAATTAAATAAACCAATCCTGATGCCACTAAAATGGTCAAAATTAAATCAATTTGACTGTCGTTATACCCATCTAGATTGGCGATTAAGTCAGTTCTAGTTTTTAGGGGTCTGACTCCATTCTCTTCCGTGAGGAAATACAACAAGATTCTGGCATAATATTCATTCTCTGGTCCGCAGTCTTTGATGACTTCTTCGAGAAATCTTTCAATCAGCCTTTCTTTAGGACCTGATTGGCGGTATTCTTCCAAAGTGGTAATATTTTCCGATTGGAGCTGTGCCCCGACGAGCTGCATCTCAATAGGACGCACCGAGTCTGAATCCTGAGCTAGGCCATTGACTAATTCATCGATTAATTCCGGTTGCAGGTGAAACTGGGAGCGTTCCGTTAATGTTTTAATGGCAATTCTAGCATCTTCCCGGGTTAAGTTACCCAAGTAATAGCGAATATCTTTACACAAAATATCTTGGCCGAATTCCTCCATAATGCCCAAGCGCTCGCCCACCAGCAGATAGTGCAAATAATCTTCCCGCAGGGAGATGATGATTTTCACATAGGGGACATTCATGCAGTGGCGCAAAAATTCGTAAAATTCCTGCTGTTTTTGGGGTTGGGGGTTGGCAAAGAAAAATTCCTCAAATTGGTCAAAAATCAATACTGTAAGCTGGTTTCGATCGCCATTCTGGCGCAGGATGTGGAGAATGTGGTTATAGGTGGCACCGGACCCATTGGAGACGAGAGGGGATGGCGCGGAGGGTACAGGGGAAAGGTTCATCGCCATAGTGGCAATCCAGTCTGTGTAAACTTGTAAGACTACGGGGACACAAAGACGATCGCCTATACCCTGCTGCTTCAAAGCTGGAACCAAACCAGCATTCACCAAAGAACTCTTCCCCACCCCCGACGGCCCATGAATCACCGTCAGCTTATAATCATCCCGTCCCAATCGCCCAATCAAACAATCCAAGTCTCGTTTCCGTCCCGATGCCACAATTTCCAAGGACAAAAACCGACTTTCCCCAGCTGCAGAAGTTTTCAGCATCCCTCCAGTTTCTAGAGCCAAAGCAGGAGAATCGGACGAGGACGAAGCCAGATTCACCGTGTGGCGCATTGACTGCAGTCTCCCAGCGCCAATAAAGGCACGCAAACCAAATTCTGCTTCTATGGCGCGCTGTTCTTGTTTAATTTGAAAAGCACGCGCATAATCACCCCGCTGGAGGTAAAAATCGCGCTGAGTTCTGAGAATACGCAGGTGCAACCGTAAGTCAAACTCCGGCTCACTTTGGCGGCGAGCGGTTTCGAGATTTTCCAGGGCTAACTCCTGCTGATTCAGGGGAAAAAGTGCCCTTGCTAATAGTAAATAGAGCTGGGCAGCCCTTTCCCCCCCCGCTAAACTGGCTAAGGCTTTAACTGCCCAGTGGCGGGCATCTTCCCATTGTGACTGCTGCAGAGCAACTTCTGCCAGAAAGCCGTAATCTCGCGCTAAATTATGGAAGTAGCGATGCTCCTCATCCAACTTTAAGGACTTAGTGGCTAATGCGGATAAAGCTTTCCAATCTTCCAAGCGTTCCAGAGTTGACCCCAAAACACCAATAAATTGCGCTACTAAATCGGGACGCCCAGCGGCTTCTAACACCGCCACACATTGTTCTAGGTATTGGCGCATTTCCTGCCAATGCTGGCGGCGAGCTTTTAGCTCTAACTGCGATCGCCGATCGCAACACAAGCCTAGGTGAAATAGCAATACTCCCTGCCAAGTCGGATCTTCTTGTTGCCAATAAGCCAAACTAGACTGGTATTTAGCCACGGCTTTATCCAGGCGATCGTCCGCATAGTCATCCCTACCCCGCAGAAATTCTACTTTCGCTTTGAGCTGTGGGTTTAACTCTACTGCACGCCGCCGCAAGTCTCGACAAGCTGACTCTAGCTCGTAAGCCGCCGCACTGCCCAAGATATCTCGGTTAGAGATATAAAAATTTTGCCCCATAGTGGCAGAAACCGGGTTTCTCTGGGAGAATTCGTATCTAAACGGGGATTCGCCGCTGCTTTGTCCCGGTTTCTGGGAAATCACTGCATTAAATACAGCCGTGGCACTTTCTTCTAAATGGGCAATTAGCTCCTCGGTAGTAGGGACAAATTCCGAGTTAGTCGCCCAACTTTCAAAATCTGGAGCCCGCCGCATCCATATCCGCAGCACATCATCTGTCACCCACATCAGCAACGGAAATGGAAACTCGTTACGGTAGTTTTCCCGCACTTGGTTGGTGGAAGACAGAAGCCGCGAGAGCTGTTGCACCGACTCCAAACCAAACACCATTAAGCCAGCAACCCCTGACGGTTGCTGCTGCACATACTGCGCGATCGTGTGGTAGAGAGTTTCTACAGACTGGGGGAGATGAAGTTCTAAAATTTTGACTGGACTTTCCCGCCGCAACCGCTCTGCGACTTGGTGGCGCACTTTGGCGTAGTTACAGCGCACCAGTAAGAGGGAAAACTGACCGGAACCGAACTGGAGCGATCGCAAAATTGCCCTGAACGATCGCTCATTTTTTACCCGCGCATCTTCGGAGTTGTCCTTTATCATTTGTCATTTGTCCTTTGTCATTTGTCCTTTGTCCTTTGTCCTTTGTCATTTGTCCTTTGTCCTTTGTCCTTTGTCCTTTGTCATTTGTCCCCAACGACCGCGCTCAGGGCAGGCTTTGTCATTTGTCCTTTGTCATTTGTCCTTAGATAATAGATAATAGTAGGGTGGGCAAGGGAAATTAAATTATTCACATGAAATTATGGTTTAGCCTTGCCCACCCTACAGATTGTTTTGTCCTTTGTCCTTTGTCCTTTGTCCTTTGTCCTTTGTCATTTGTCCTTTGTCATTTGTCCTTTGTCCTTAGATAATAGATAATAGTAGGGTGAGCAAGCTCAATTAAGTTATTCACATGAAATTATGGTTTAGCCTTGCCCACCCTACAGATTGCTTTGTCATTGGTCATCATTAGACAAGTGACAAGTGACAAGTGACAAATGTCAAAGGACAAAGGACAATCCCAACCCCCTTTGAAAGGGGGGGACAAGGGACAAGTGACAAGTGACAAATCACAGCAAATCATGTTCCGCTAACAGGGGATTAATATCAAACCAGCGTTCCCCACCCGCCCCACGATACTCAAACACAAACAGACTCCGCAGTAGGGTCAAGGTGTTGGCTGAGTCTCTGATGCTTTTAGTATCGCTTACAGACTGCAACAGTGGCCAGTCTTGGGCGGAAACAGCCAAAGCTAACTCGGCTGCCCGATCGCGGATGGCCATTTCTATACAGTCCCTGGGAAATGGCGGGTCCTGCTGCTGCAAACAGCGGTATAATAAACTTAGCAAATTGCGGATATGTCCGCCACTTGCCCGACATAAACGCTCCAGAGTCGCTGGCGCATCCACCACTTCCAAGAGCAATTCTTCTCGTTGCAAGGGTTCCAGATCGGGAAAAGCTCTGGCTAATACCATTTGTTGCAGCAGGTTCATCCCTTCGGGGTAGTTACTCCCATCCCGCTGCTGCACAGGAACCATTGGTAAAACTTTGGGGCTGACGCCACCCCCCAGCCGATTTTTCAGAGTTTCGATTTCCCCTGAGAAAATGAGCGATAAAGGGATAGTCCAGACCATATGGCATTCCAGTTTCCTCAGTTGCTCGCCCCGATCGATAAATAGGTGTTCTGGCTGGGTGCGTCCATTGGTGAGAAGGCGGGTATCCACCCGATCGAGATTATCCACAATCACCACTAACCCTAAACTCCCCTGACGCTTGAGCTGCTCAATTGCAGGGCGAATCAATTCCGAGTTTATCGCCGCCAAAATCGCACTGGTGCGCGGTTCTAGGTACTGGCGCAAGCGCGATCGAAGTCGATAACTGGCCTTAGTTTGTGCGATAATTTGGGCAATACCCACCCCCAAACCCGTCCCCACCGAAATATCCAATGGCACCTGCAAAAAATCCACAATCTCGCGAAACAATTCCTGGAAATATACCGGTTGAAAAACTATCCCCGCCATCTCCAGATTATCGCTCACCTGCCGCGCCACCGCCAATAAAATATCAGTGACATCTACATCCGCCATCTCCAAATCTTCTGAAGATTCAAAGTAGATGCAGGTAAAGTTTGCCGCTGCCAACTCCGCTTGCAGCCGCACCAATTCCGTAGATTTGCCACAGCCGATATGTCCAGCAAATAATTGGCAAGTGGGCTCATCTGGTGACAGCCGCACGATCGTCCGCCGTAATTCCTCAATCAGTTTACCCCCTCGCACCGAGGCAAAATCTATGTAATACCTCCTATCCTCTGGGTTCGTCACTAACAGAGTCTTACTCGGGTTGCATGCCTGATAAAATTCTTTAATATTCAAGGCCATTCCTACTCAAATCCCCACCTGGCCGATTGACAATTGACAATTGATAATTGATAATTGATAATTGTCCTTGGTCATTTGTCCTTGGTCATTTGTCCTTGGTCATTTGTCCTTGGTCATTTGTCCTTGGTCATTTGTCATTTGTTTGGCCATAGAAGTGACAAGCGGACAAGTGACAAGCGGACAAGTGACAAGCGGACAAGTGACAAGTGACAAGTGACAAGTGACAAAGGACAAAGGACTCTTGGAAAAGTGACAAAGGACAAAGGACAAATGACAAATGACAAAGGACAAAGGACAAAGGACAAAGGACAAGGGACAAAGGAAAATTTACTCGCAGTCTCCCAACCACACACATTCTTCCTTCTCCTCACCCTTAGCAGCCATTTGCCATTGTGACAGCGGTGATGAGGAATCATACTCCACAACCACATCACGTGGGCCCAGAGCCGGTAGCACACCACCCAGCGCCAAAAAAACCATCCCAGCACTGGCTC contains:
- a CDS encoding AAA family ATPase, with product MALNIKEFYQACNPSKTLLVTNPEDRRYYIDFASVRGGKLIEELRRTIVRLSPDEPTCQLFAGHIGCGKSTELVRLQAELAAANFTCIYFESSEDLEMADVDVTDILLAVARQVSDNLEMAGIVFQPVYFQELFREIVDFLQVPLDISVGTGLGVGIAQIIAQTKASYRLRSRLRQYLEPRTSAILAAINSELIRPAIEQLKRQGSLGLVVIVDNLDRVDTRLLTNGRTQPEHLFIDRGEQLRKLECHMVWTIPLSLIFSGEIETLKNRLGGGVSPKVLPMVPVQQRDGSNYPEGMNLLQQMVLARAFPDLEPLQREELLLEVVDAPATLERLCRASGGHIRNLLSLLYRCLQQQDPPFPRDCIEMAIRDRAAELALAVSAQDWPLLQSVSDTKSIRDSANTLTLLRSLFVFEYRGAGGERWFDINPLLAEHDLL
- a CDS encoding WD40 repeat domain-containing protein encodes the protein MKIWQVSRNRFLSGGSEVATLTGHADRVNSVTWNPDGKLIATSSEDRTVKLWQVDGTLVQNITPGDKPINNVSWSPDGKVMAIASADGTVQIWSLRQMPGELHNRPNYQYQQTIPAHQQPLWNVTFSPDGSLIATASADNTVKIWNRNGQSVMTLEGHIGPVNWVAFSPDGKNLATASDDNTVKLWSSETGKFLAALEGHTDKVFNLNWSSDGKLIASASDDDTVLLWNLDATDLERVGCAWVTDYLQNNVNVKPGDRTLCTLPDSSIID
- a CDS encoding DUF1796 family putative cysteine peptidase, translating into MYRFQVNAATQAGESIGVVGSTPELGMWDVTQCIPLHTSGDSYPLWWVDIHIGHETAVTNQKLEYKYVLLGADGSVKWETTGGNRWVPIELDNDLGTIVVDDGAFGNVPASPYGYFESPIPHMPLTRGVQGLKIAVIGSSVAMGCNAWRLQGWAWHLEQELNQKYGHIMVNLSELGADVTRTINRFGKVVAPQKPDVVIIALSLGNEGLAYCPPYQRRAVQRRFESGLQQLVKMTQELGARPILGGVYPHGDYNSEHNWLLQDTHNRILSWGVPVLNWLDAVSDGSGRWKPGTSSDVAHPNMEGHRLMYEAIDIRLFQMTNDQFATTKPVAAPHNGLQIYRDKQGFSVLAVLAEKSLRVINQSEYTYTITPDWHSLQAAIQRKARLMPGIYIAKNATAGTLPFFSVRSDGTIETAVNISPNADLEYSAAFNFFSPHVSQILFYDGHLGILKEKENFIRVINETEHEYNIHPMWKEVRSALKAMPAGVYEDALHPDVPFRTMMIGAEGLESRVKVPPKSAVLFEYKCKLSDISRVAILPIGDRCAPRMLLYKMQYDGPAFPFDLTRSSNLGDVIDIIDKDFADMWNPAFLRYEPADNRLYHTKWSGLSFGHEVEDTDNPLQNMSPIYDRMRDRYSARADRFLWTMRNCDEVLFIRTGGTTRGYVLELVKMLESKLQGKPFRVLLISPQSSAEFADIPHILHYNLEFNPDKMYADMGHWMHCTNLMREILDELGISSKNLFWCPPTPKDKP
- a CDS encoding acyl-CoA synthetase, whose translation is MTFRTKDKGKILTIPLIQRAKANENQIAIVSREGTFTYGDLLQKSAQIATQLLDTNATLNSQRVAFLIPSGFDYVAVQWGIWRSGGVAVPLCVGHPRPELEYVITDSGASIIIAHPDFEAVLRPIAQERNLRFILTSEPLPEATNSLPPVDIASRALILYTSGTTGKPKGVVTTHQNIQAQVTSLISAWEWTAADKILHVLPLHHIHGIINVLTCALWAGAQCHMLPKFDAQTVWQRIADGDLTLFMAVPTIYVKLIAAWSAADKAQQQKMTAGCSQMRLMVSGSAALPVQVLEKWQTISGHLLLERYGMTEIGMALSNPLHGQRLAGYVGQPLPQVAVRLVDESGNLVEPGSPGEIQVKGPGVFLEYWQKPEATAKEFRDGWFCTGDMAVVENDSYRILGRLSVDIIKTGGYKVSALEIEEVLRTHRDIQDCAVVGVADAEWGSRVCAALVLQPGVNLSKDALRSWAKEQLAFYKVPTRILAVTELPRNAMGKVTKPAVAELFVSR